The sequence below is a genomic window from Mycobacteroides abscessus ATCC 19977.
TTACCCGCATATGCTCCGGGCAGGCAAGCCAGCCATTGGTGTGAGGAGGAGCACAATGCGATTCACCAGTGATCTCGCGCGCCCCCCTTACCGGCGGCCGACCGCCACGGCCACCATGAGAACCAACACCCGCCAATTGACGGTTTGGGACGGCACCCGGCCGCGCACCCCTCGCACGTGGCAATCACGCGTCAGTCTTGCCGCCAGTGGCGCCGAATACGTGTTCGCCACCGAGCAGATCGCGACTCCCACCGACTGGTTCTTCCACGAGGGACGCCACGTCGTCGTCGTGCACCGCCGCGGCCGGCTGCGCACCATGGAGCTTGAGTTCGAGGGTGGGCCCTCGGGCCGGGCCGACCCACAGGTAGGCGACATTTGGCTCATCCCCGCCGATCGGCGCTATTCCGCACTCGCGCACGGCAGCACCGTCGAATACTGTCAAATGACGTTGCCGCCCAGATTCCTCGAGAAAGCCGACCTTGAACCCAGTATTCGGCAACGGGATCCGCTCACATATCGCGTCATCGAGCAGATCAGCACCGTGGCCGGACGTGAGGATGCCTTTGCGCGGCTAGCCGCCGAATGGTTGACCGAGACCTTATTGCGGCACCTCACCAAGAGATTCGTGACTGGCAGCGACAGCACGCCCGGTTTGTATCGCGACTTCGGGGCGGTTGATCGCGCCGCACTGATCGAGTACTTGGACGAATGCCCCGATTCGATGATTGGACTATCCCCGCTCGCGGCGCACGTCGGGATGACAACACGAGAGTTCACCAAGGCCTTT
It includes:
- a CDS encoding helix-turn-helix transcriptional regulator — its product is MRFTSDLARPPYRRPTATATMRTNTRQLTVWDGTRPRTPRTWQSRVSLAASGAEYVFATEQIATPTDWFFHEGRHVVVVHRRGRLRTMELEFEGGPSGRADPQVGDIWLIPADRRYSALAHGSTVEYCQMTLPPRFLEKADLEPSIRQRDPLTYRVIEQISTVAGREDAFARLAAEWLTETLLRHLTKRFVTGSDSTPGLYRDFGAVDRAALIEYLDECPDSMIGLSPLAAHVGMTTREFTKAFAAAFHTTPHQLLLDRKITKAKRLLVESTASIAEISVQLGFFNPDHLWAAFAQRVGTTPSGYRQSTAG